DNA sequence from the Geobacter sp. AOG2 genome:
CCACTTGGTGCATTCGGCCCTGTCCGACCCCTACTACGCCTATTCCGCCGGCCTGAACGGCTTGGCCGGCCCGCTGCACGGCCTGGCCAACCAGGAGGTTCTTGGCTGGATCATGGAGTTCCAGAAAAAACTCAACGGGGCCGAGCCGACTAAAGAAAACGTCACTAAGGCCCTCTGGGACACCCTCAACGCCGGTCAGGTTGTCCCGGGTTACGGTCACGCCGTTCTGCGCAAGACCGACCCGCGTTATACCGCTCAGCGTGAGTTCTGTCTCGCCACCCCGGGCCTCAAGGATGATCCCCTGTTCAAACTGGTTGCCATGATCTTTGAAACGGCTCCGGGCGTCCTCACCGAGCACGGCAAGACCAAGAATCCCTGGCCGAACGTCGATGCACAGTCCGGTGTTATCCAGTGGTACTACGGCGTCAAGGAATGGGACTTCTACACGGTTCTGTTCGGTGTCGGCCGCGCCTTGGGCTGCATGGCCAACATTACCTGGGACCGTGGTCTGGGCTACGCTATCGAGCGTCCCAAGTCCGTAACCACCGCCATGCTTGAGAAGTGGGCCGCCGATGGTGGTCGCCAGTTGTCCTGATCTTTTTTTCTTGCGTGCAGAAGGGGGATGCGGTAACGCATCCCCCTTTTTTTATTTTCAGGCTTGCAAAAAAATTAAAGTGCGGTATAAAGGATAAAAATTGTCGTATTTGGTGTTCAGCATTCCGAAGCTAAGAATGATCTGGTCAGAATGGGGTGCCGAGGCGGTTCGGCACTACTGTGAAACCCATCACCGGTCGGAAGTCCTGAACACTGCCCTGTTTATCGCTATCCCTGGCCCCATTTTTTTCTGGACGCTTATGCGTAACCCACTGCCTGGAAACAGGTCTACACAACAACACAGGAGGAATATCATCATGCCGAAGCTTCTTGAAATCTACAAATGTGAACATTGTGGTAATATCGTCGAAATCGTCCACGGTGGCGGAGCGCCCCTGGTCTGCTGTGGCGAGGAGATGAAACAGTTGACGGAAAATACGGTCGATGCCGCCAAGGAAAAACATGTGCCGGTTATCGAAATCGCCGATGGTGTCGTCAAGGTCACGGTAGGGAGTGTGCTGCATCCCATGGAGGAGAAACACTACATCGAATGGATTGAACTGGTTGCCGACGGCAAGGTTTACCGCCAAGCCCTCAAGCCGGGCGACGTGCCGACCGCCACGTTCAATATCACCGCCACCAGCCTGACGGCCCGGGAGTTGTGTAATCTGCACGGTCTCTGGTCTGCCAAAGCTTAATGCCGCACTGAACCTTAAAAGACCAATGCCCGCCGGGGACCCCGACGGGCATTTTTTCTATCACGAGCACAATCATGAAAAACCTTTTCATCATGACGTGTCGTGTCGGGTGTGCCGCCTGCTGTATCGCCCCTTCGATTTCATCGCCTATTCCCGGCATGGAGCACGGCAAACCGGCCGGTATGCGTTGCGTGCAACTAACGCCTGACAACCGTTGCGGTCTCTTTGGCCTCCGTGAACGACCTCCGGTTTGCACCAGCCTGCGGCCGAGCCAGGATATGTGTGGTCAGGACGACAGGGAAGCTATGGAGCTTTTGTCGAAGATGGAACTGCTTACCCTCCCCGATCCCCAGTAATGAGTAGTAAATTGGCGGTGTTGGTTCGTAGGGCGTTCACACATGAATCAATGGCTTGCATTGTCCCGGTTGGCCACCCTTCTCCCCTCCCAATCGCTTTTCTTCCCGCCTCCCTTTACACCTGTCCACGGCTCATGTATCATCAACCATCATGAAGCGAATCCTGAGTCTTTACATAATCCGCGAGATTGCCTCGGTATTCCTGCTCGGTATCGTCGTATTCACCCTGATCCTGTTGATGGGGCGGCTGATCAAGCTGACCGATCTGGTCATATCCCGCGGCGTGCCCATGGCGGATATCGGCCGGATGATCCTGTACCTGATGCCTTCCTTTCTGGTATTCACGATCCCCATGGCCTTCCTGCTGGCAGTGCTGCTGGCTTTTGGGCGCCTCTCGGCCGATAACGAGATCACGGTGATGAAATCCAGCGGCCTTAGTCTGGTGCAGATCATGCCGCCGGTGTTGTTGTGCGGCATGATAGCGGTATTGCTGACCCTTGCCGCCAGCACCGTTGGCGTTCCTTGGGGCAACAGCGCCTTCAAGCGTATCAGTTTCGAAATGCTGAAACAGAACGTGGCCGCGACGATCCGTGAGAAGGTTTTCTGGGACGAGATCCCCGGCATCATCCTCTACACAGACCATTACGATGAGCAGAACCACACCCTCAAAGGGGTCATCATCCATGATGGCCGTGACCCGGTACGGCCCATGACCATCTTTGCCGCTACCGGAAAGGTGGGCTGTACCCCCAATCAGCAGGACATCTGCCTGGTGCTTAACAACGGCAGCATCCATGCAGCGGGTAAGAAAGACGAATACCGGCTGGTCAATTTCGGTGAATACGCCATGACCGTGGCCGGGCCAGGCAGGGGAGGAGGCATTGGGCGCAACGAGTTGGATATGGGGATCAGCGAACTCCGGCGGCAGATCGGCGACCCTGTAACGCCTCCGGCAACGCGCCTCAAAATGGCCGCCGAACTTCAGAGCCGTTTCGCCTTTCCATTTGCCTCTCTGGTATTTGCCATCGTAGCCGTGCCGCTTGGCATCCAGAACCGCCGTTCGGGCAAATCGGCCGGTTTTTCCGTCAGTATCGGCATTCTGTTGGCTTATTACGTGCTGCTGTCGCTTTTGCGGACCCTGGCGGAACGGGGAACGCTCCCGGCGGGGTTGGCGCTCTGGCTTCCCAATATGATCTTTTTGACCATGGGATGGTATTTCCTGAGGATGGCGTCCTTGGAACGAAGCATCCAAGCTGAGGTGCAGGATACGCTACTGACCCTGATCGGAAGGAAGGCATAGCCCGGTGAGTATCCTCAGCCGTTATATAGCAGTTACCTGGCTGCGTCTGTTGGCCCTCTGCCAGGGTAGTTTCGTTGCTGTGTATCTGGTGCTGGACATGATGGACAAGATACCGCGTTTTATCCGCGCCGGCGGCGCGGGAGGGGACATTCTACGCTTTTTCATCTGGAAGTTGCCGGAGATGATCGGCCAGACCGCCTCGTTTTCGATTCTGATGGCGACCCTGTTGACCCTGGGCCTGTTTTCCCGTAACAGCGAGATTATTGCCATGCGGAGTTGTGGGATCAGCCTGCTGCGCATCGCGTTTCCCATGCTGTTTCTGGGTTTGACGGCCAGTTTTTTGCTGCTTCTGAACGCCGAACTGGTCGTGCCCGGCAGCTATGAACGTATGGAGAAGGTTGAGCGGGTCGATATCAGGAAACAGGGGATCAATGCAGTATTCAGACGCAACAATATCTGGTTCCACTCCGACGATATGATCCTTCAGGCCCACCTGTTCGACCCCCAGGCTAAAGTGCTGCGGGGGATCACCCTCTGGAAGCTGGACGGTTCCATGAATCCGATCAGTCGTACAGATGCCGAGTCGGCCGAATTTCACGACGGACGCTGGACCCTGAAGGAAGCGGTGATAAAGGATTTCGGACAGGGGCGAGGGTATGTTACCCGGCGGGCACGCAGCTTGGACGTGGCCCTGAATCTGAAACTGGACGACCTGCGCGTGTTAGGCAACAATGCCGATAACCTGAGCTTCAGGAAACTGAAGGAGTATGCCGACAATCTGCAGAGCGGGGGATATCACGCCTTTCGTTACCTGACCATGATGCACACCAAGCTTTCCGGTCCATTTGCTGCCTTTGTGATGGTCATTCTGGGTATCCCGTTCGCCTTCAGGAACAGTCGCTCGGGTGGTACCGCCCTCGGGATCGGGGCTAGCATCGGTATCGGTTTCGCCTATTTCGTGGTCAATGCCATGCTGCTTTCCTACGGGAGCAGCGGGGTGTTGCCGCCGGTGGTCGCCGCCTGGGGGGCCAATATCATTTTCTGTCTGGGCGGCGTGTGGCTGGCCATGACGGTGAAGAATTGACAAGCAATACAATGGGGCGCGTCACGGGTTCCCGGTAGCAGTGCGGGCGCCCCGTATTTGACAGCAACAACAAGGAGGCCGAACATGAAAAACGTTGCCGCTGCCCTGATCATTGTGATGTTTTGCCTGGCAGGGAACGCCTACCTCTTTGCGGCGGAACGGCCGCAGCGCGTTATGAAACCTGCGGTAGCGAGTCCGGACACCGCTCCCTCAATTCTCAGCATTATACCGGCCCTGGCGGAACCAGGGGACAAAGTAACCATCTTCGGTTCCAATTTCGGTGAGCAAATCTCGGCCTTTCTCGGCAGCGTGGAGATACCGGCCAAGGTGTCCGACGGAAGGCAGCTAGAGTTCATCGTTCCGTCACTCGATGCAGGATTGTACGCATTGTACCTCAAGCGGGGTGATGGTGTTGTCGGCCGGGTCTACAACTTTTCGGTGTTGCCCCAGCGGCCGGTGCTGAATGCCCTTTCACCCGACAGGATCAGTTCCTGCGCTCAGGGGGGAGAGCGGGATGTGACCGCGTCGGGCCGAAATTTTAGCGAGACGTCGCTTCTCTTCTTTGACAATACCTCTATCAAGAGCCGCGTGGTTTCGCCCGAGGCCATCGTTTTCAGGGTTCCGCAGGTGACGGGGGGGCTGCACCAGGTTTTGGTGAAAAATTCACCGGAGAACGCTTCGGTGCCGCTGGCGCTTGAGATAGAGACAAAGCCTGAAATCAGTCAGGTAGGGAGAGGGGATGAATACGTAAATTATTACGAATTGATAATAGATGGGAAGAACTTTCAGCAGAACTCGGCCCTCTATGTGGACGGCCAGCGCATTGGCGGGAATAGCGGCCAGGATGCGGCCGCACGGGAGAAGGTTATCTTTATCGACTGCACCAGGCTCGTTTATCAGCGGTTCCCCTATTCGCCGGTTGCCAAGGAGTTCCGCCTGCAGGTGGTGAACCCCGGGAACGAAGGGAGCCAGGTCGTTAACGTCAGCGCACCGTGATAGGAACAGAAATTTTTGAACTCGGAGGATAATATCGATATGAACCTTGGAACCCCGCTGAAACCGGGCGCTATCAAACTGCTGCTATTGGGATCGGGAGAATTGGGCAAGGAGGTTGCCATCGAAGCTCAACGTCTCGGCGTTGAGGTAATTGCCGTGGACCGTTATCCCCATGCCCCGGCCATGCAGGTGGCCCACAGAAGTCACGTCATCAGTATGCTGGACCGGGAGGCGTTGCGGCGGGTGGTGGCGGAGGAGCGGCCCGACCTGATCGTACCGGAGATCGAGGCTATCGACACCGCCTTTCTGTTGGAACTGGAACAGGGAGGGCAGCGGGTGATCCCCACGGCGCGGGCGGCGAACCTGACCATGAACCGGGAAGGCATCCGGCGTTTGGCGGCCGAAAAATTGGGCTTGCCCACGGCACGTTACGCCTTTGCGAAAAGCCTGGATGAGTTGCGCTCCAATGCTGCTGCCACCGGGTTCCCCTGCGTGGTGAAACCGATCATGAGTTCGTCGGGCAAGGGACAGAGCGTGGTACGGTCAGCCTCGGACGTTGATGCTGCCTGGCGCTACGCCATGGAGGGCGCTCGCGGCGCTTCCGATACCGCCATCATCGAGGAGTTTATTGCGTTCGACTACGAGATTACCCTGCTGACCGTCCGTCACGCCGGCGGCACCTCGTTCTGTCCTCCCATCGGCCACGTGCAGATCAAGGGGGATTACCACGAGTCGTGGCAACCCATGGCCATGTCGGCGGCAGCCCTTGCCGAGGCTCGGCGCCAAGCGGAAACGGTCACCAACGCCCTGGGGGGCTATGGCATCTTCGGAGTTGAGTTGTTCGTTAAGGGTGATCAGGTCTGGTTCAGCGAGGTGTCGCCTCGTCCCCACGACACCGGCATGGTGACCATGATCTCCCAGAACCTGAGCCAGTTTGAACTCCATGTGCGCGCCATACTCGGGCTACCGGTGCCCGAAATCCTCAACCTGGCCCCCTCGGCCAGTCATGTGATCCTGGCGGAGGAAAGCCTGGACAACGTACGTTTCGAGGGGCTGACCGAGGCCCTCAACATTCCCGGCGCCAAGCTACGCCTGTTCGGCAAGCCGGATACCCGCCCCGGCCGGCGCATGGGAGTGGCCTTGGTCCAGGGGACATCGACCGACGAGGCCCGAAGCCGGGCCGAGGCCAGCGCCCATTGCGTGCGGCTGGTGCCTCAGAGGTGACGGTTGTGGCTCAAAGAGACGAATAAACGGAACCGGTATCATCCAAATATTTACCCACCATCTAACAAGAAGACCTCCGAGGCGTTCCATACCTCGGAGGTCTTTCAGCTCCAACTAGCTCAGAAGGTGCGGATACTTACCGCTTCCCCCACAGGGAGAGCAGCGCCGGCAGGAAGATCAGGAAGACCGCCACACTGGCGGTCATGCCCAGGGACATGACCGCGCCGATGCTGAAGACCCCCTGGTGGTGCGCCACCATCAGGGCGCCGAAGCTGAACAGGATCGTCAGGGCGTTGAGGAACACGCCGATCCCGGCGCTGCGCG
Encoded proteins:
- a CDS encoding desulfoferrodoxin: MPKLLEIYKCEHCGNIVEIVHGGGAPLVCCGEEMKQLTENTVDAAKEKHVPVIEIADGVVKVTVGSVLHPMEEKHYIEWIELVADGKVYRQALKPGDVPTATFNITATSLTARELCNLHGLWSAKA
- the lptF gene encoding LPS export ABC transporter permease LptF, whose amino-acid sequence is MKRILSLYIIREIASVFLLGIVVFTLILLMGRLIKLTDLVISRGVPMADIGRMILYLMPSFLVFTIPMAFLLAVLLAFGRLSADNEITVMKSSGLSLVQIMPPVLLCGMIAVLLTLAASTVGVPWGNSAFKRISFEMLKQNVAATIREKVFWDEIPGIILYTDHYDEQNHTLKGVIIHDGRDPVRPMTIFAATGKVGCTPNQQDICLVLNNGSIHAAGKKDEYRLVNFGEYAMTVAGPGRGGGIGRNELDMGISELRRQIGDPVTPPATRLKMAAELQSRFAFPFASLVFAIVAVPLGIQNRRSGKSAGFSVSIGILLAYYVLLSLLRTLAERGTLPAGLALWLPNMIFLTMGWYFLRMASLERSIQAEVQDTLLTLIGRKA
- a CDS encoding YkgJ family cysteine cluster protein — protein: MTCRVGCAACCIAPSISSPIPGMEHGKPAGMRCVQLTPDNRCGLFGLRERPPVCTSLRPSQDMCGQDDREAMELLSKMELLTLPDPQ
- the lptG gene encoding LPS export ABC transporter permease LptG, with the protein product MSILSRYIAVTWLRLLALCQGSFVAVYLVLDMMDKIPRFIRAGGAGGDILRFFIWKLPEMIGQTASFSILMATLLTLGLFSRNSEIIAMRSCGISLLRIAFPMLFLGLTASFLLLLNAELVVPGSYERMEKVERVDIRKQGINAVFRRNNIWFHSDDMILQAHLFDPQAKVLRGITLWKLDGSMNPISRTDAESAEFHDGRWTLKEAVIKDFGQGRGYVTRRARSLDVALNLKLDDLRVLGNNADNLSFRKLKEYADNLQSGGYHAFRYLTMMHTKLSGPFAAFVMVILGIPFAFRNSRSGGTALGIGASIGIGFAYFVVNAMLLSYGSSGVLPPVVAAWGANIIFCLGGVWLAMTVKN
- a CDS encoding IPT/TIG domain-containing protein produces the protein MKNVAAALIIVMFCLAGNAYLFAAERPQRVMKPAVASPDTAPSILSIIPALAEPGDKVTIFGSNFGEQISAFLGSVEIPAKVSDGRQLEFIVPSLDAGLYALYLKRGDGVVGRVYNFSVLPQRPVLNALSPDRISSCAQGGERDVTASGRNFSETSLLFFDNTSIKSRVVSPEAIVFRVPQVTGGLHQVLVKNSPENASVPLALEIETKPEISQVGRGDEYVNYYELIIDGKNFQQNSALYVDGQRIGGNSGQDAAAREKVIFIDCTRLVYQRFPYSPVAKEFRLQVVNPGNEGSQVVNVSAP
- the purT gene encoding formate-dependent phosphoribosylglycinamide formyltransferase — translated: MNLGTPLKPGAIKLLLLGSGELGKEVAIEAQRLGVEVIAVDRYPHAPAMQVAHRSHVISMLDREALRRVVAEERPDLIVPEIEAIDTAFLLELEQGGQRVIPTARAANLTMNREGIRRLAAEKLGLPTARYAFAKSLDELRSNAAATGFPCVVKPIMSSSGKGQSVVRSASDVDAAWRYAMEGARGASDTAIIEEFIAFDYEITLLTVRHAGGTSFCPPIGHVQIKGDYHESWQPMAMSAAALAEARRQAETVTNALGGYGIFGVELFVKGDQVWFSEVSPRPHDTGMVTMISQNLSQFELHVRAILGLPVPEILNLAPSASHVILAEESLDNVRFEGLTEALNIPGAKLRLFGKPDTRPGRRMGVALVQGTSTDEARSRAEASAHCVRLVPQR